The proteins below are encoded in one region of Desulfovibrio sp. JC010:
- a CDS encoding LytTR family DNA-binding domain-containing protein, with product MPSLKTLILHPDAEVRSGIRETLRGDKLVRVLGETVSADEALELHKAVGYGIIFLGFDFEEGISGAELAQALGASKHKPGLIFIAGDETKAYEAFELGAVDYLIWPPDEERMQKTLERIARFKSHFREVPEPSDWKESGTGVETGEETLQLSLGEDEQDKFLSALKNAWDFSQTRQPEIEKLPVNQDGRMMLIPYTQIIFVEAYEDYSYVHTANQKFLTSHRLKNLEERLGPHRFFRVHRKYLVNLEMVTEIASLPGSNFMLRTAGRTRIELPISRRRISKLKQILGM from the coding sequence TTGCCCAGCCTGAAGACTTTAATTCTGCACCCGGACGCTGAGGTCCGCAGCGGTATCCGCGAAACATTGCGTGGCGATAAGCTGGTGCGTGTTCTGGGGGAAACGGTCAGCGCGGACGAAGCTTTGGAGCTGCATAAGGCTGTGGGCTACGGAATTATATTTCTGGGCTTCGATTTTGAAGAGGGCATCAGCGGCGCGGAACTGGCGCAGGCCCTCGGGGCCAGCAAGCACAAACCCGGCCTGATTTTTATTGCCGGAGATGAGACAAAGGCTTACGAAGCCTTTGAACTGGGGGCTGTGGATTACCTGATCTGGCCTCCGGATGAAGAGCGTATGCAGAAGACTTTGGAGCGTATCGCCCGCTTCAAGAGCCATTTCCGCGAAGTTCCCGAGCCCTCGGACTGGAAAGAGTCCGGAACCGGGGTGGAAACCGGGGAAGAGACCCTGCAGCTTTCCCTTGGCGAAGATGAGCAGGATAAATTTCTTTCCGCTCTCAAGAATGCATGGGATTTTTCCCAGACCCGTCAGCCGGAGATTGAAAAACTTCCGGTCAATCAGGACGGGCGCATGATGCTCATCCCCTACACCCAGATTATTTTTGTGGAAGCTTACGAAGATTATTCCTACGTACACACCGCAAATCAGAAATTTCTCACTTCCCACCGTCTTAAAAATCTTGAAGAACGCCTCGGCCCGCACCGTTTTTTTCGAGTGCACCGCAAGTATCTGGTTAATCTGGAAATGGTCACCGAGATTGCTTCCCTGCCGGGCAGTAACTTCATGCTGCGTACTGCAGGGCGAACAAGGATCGAGCTGCCCATCAGCCGCAGGCGGATCAGCAAACTCAAGCAGATTCTGGGGATGTGA
- a CDS encoding Fur family transcriptional regulator, whose protein sequence is MKIGQRRSKQRELILEELKGLTCHPTADELYERVRKRLPNISLGTVYRNLELMADHGVILKIETGGKNRFDGNAEPHPHIRCLQCGKVDDVMNEVTAPEISEIEAQGYDVKGCSIEYFGLCPECRTKVH, encoded by the coding sequence ATGAAAATAGGACAAAGAAGATCAAAACAGAGGGAACTCATTCTTGAAGAACTAAAAGGGCTGACCTGCCATCCCACAGCGGATGAGCTGTATGAACGGGTGCGCAAAAGACTCCCCAACATCAGCCTTGGCACTGTATACCGCAACCTTGAATTAATGGCGGACCACGGTGTTATCCTTAAGATTGAGACTGGCGGCAAAAACAGATTTGACGGTAACGCAGAACCGCATCCGCACATCAGGTGCTTACAATGCGGCAAAGTGGATGACGTCATGAACGAAGTGACCGCTCCTGAGATCAGCGAAATTGAAGCCCAGGGCTATGATGTAAAAGGATGCTCCATCGAGTATTTTGGCTTATGCCCGGAATGCCGAACAAAAGTACATTAA
- the rbr gene encoding rubrerythrin: protein MSQLKGSKTEKNILTAFAGESQARNRYNYFASKAKKEGYVQISKVFEETANQEKEHAKRLFKLLEGGEVEVTAAFPAGVIGSTIENLKESAGGERHEWEEMYPEFAKVAEEEGFKDIAAIFRSIAVAEEFHEKRYLALAKNIEDDKVFKKDAVTIWQCQNCGYTHEGTGAPHKCPACDHPQAHFQVVCENW, encoded by the coding sequence ATGTCCCAACTCAAAGGTTCCAAAACAGAAAAGAATATTCTGACCGCATTCGCAGGTGAGTCCCAGGCCCGTAACCGTTATAACTACTTTGCCTCCAAGGCTAAAAAAGAAGGTTATGTGCAGATTTCAAAAGTCTTCGAAGAAACCGCAAATCAGGAAAAAGAGCATGCCAAAAGACTGTTCAAGCTTCTTGAAGGCGGCGAAGTGGAAGTAACTGCAGCCTTCCCCGCAGGGGTGATCGGTTCCACCATTGAAAACCTTAAAGAGTCTGCCGGCGGTGAAAGACACGAATGGGAAGAAATGTATCCCGAATTCGCCAAGGTTGCTGAAGAAGAAGGCTTCAAAGATATTGCAGCTATTTTCCGCTCAATCGCCGTGGCCGAAGAATTTCACGAAAAAAGATACCTTGCCCTTGCCAAGAACATCGAAGACGACAAGGTATTCAAAAAAGACGCTGTCACTATCTGGCAGTGTCAGAACTGTGGATACACCCATGAAGGCACCGGTGCACCGCACAAGTGTCCCGCATGCGACCATCCGCAGGCACATTTTCAAGTCGTTTGTGAAAACTGGTAG
- a CDS encoding desulfoferrodoxin yields MAELYEVYKCEGCGNITMVLHAGPGNLACCGSDMILMAENTVDAAKEKHVPVIEKTADGYLVKVGDVAHPMEEKHWIEWIELSCGNARMIKQLKPGEAPEAKFCCCKESTEPVVARAYCNLHGLWKA; encoded by the coding sequence ATGGCTGAACTGTACGAAGTTTATAAATGTGAAGGTTGCGGTAATATCACTATGGTTCTTCATGCCGGTCCCGGCAACCTTGCCTGTTGCGGATCTGACATGATCCTCATGGCTGAAAACACTGTTGACGCTGCCAAGGAAAAACACGTTCCTGTTATTGAAAAAACTGCTGACGGCTATCTGGTCAAAGTCGGTGATGTTGCCCACCCCATGGAAGAAAAGCACTGGATCGAGTGGATTGAACTTTCCTGCGGTAACGCACGTATGATCAAGCAGCTCAAGCCGGGCGAAGCTCCCGAAGCCAAGTTCTGCTGCTGCAAGGAAAGCACCGAACCTGTTGTTGCCCGCGCATACTGTAACCTGCACGGCCTCTGGAAGGCTTAA
- a CDS encoding rubredoxin produces MAEPKDMYQCQVSNCGYIYNPDKGDRKSKTPKGTAFADLPEDWKCPVCGASKKAFKPLG; encoded by the coding sequence ATGGCTGAACCAAAAGATATGTACCAATGTCAGGTAAGTAACTGCGGTTACATATACAATCCGGACAAAGGTGACCGCAAGAGCAAAACCCCCAAGGGAACTGCTTTTGCCGACCTGCCCGAAGACTGGAAATGCCCAGTCTGCGGTGCGAGTAAAAAAGCGTTCAAGCCTCTTGGCTAA
- the rd gene encoding rubredoxin has product MKYVCTICGWVYDPAEGDPDGGIAPGTKFEDIPEDWECPVCGAGKDDFEPED; this is encoded by the coding sequence ATGAAATACGTATGTACTATTTGCGGTTGGGTTTACGATCCCGCTGAAGGCGACCCGGACGGCGGCATCGCTCCCGGCACCAAGTTTGAAGATATTCCCGAAGATTGGGAATGCCCGGTCTGCGGTGCAGGCAAGGACGATTTCGAGCCTGAAGATTAA
- a CDS encoding FprA family A-type flavoprotein: MRPVEIKEGVHWIGVVDWNCRNFHGYARSANGTTYNAFYIEDEKKVLVDTVSKGSESQFICSLSHLTKPEEIDYIVVNHLEPDHAGCLEKMIELCKPEKVFVSVMGGKALKTFFDCEDWPIHVVKPGEEISIGKRTLRFYETRMLHWPDNMFTFCPEDKILFTSDAFGQNIAASERWVDEMSKEMVADHMQQYFANIITPYSSKVIKTLETFAGLNLDVDMICPDHGLMFRGDDCAFALEKYMEFAKQVPKQKATLFYDTMWSSTERMINAVASGLVSEGISVKVMSVKANHHSDIMSEVFDSAAIVIGSPTHNNGILPGMADALTYVKGLRPQNKIGAAVGSFGWSGECVKILNEWLEKMSCDIIAPQIKAKNRPDHDTLKECFQLGVAIAAAIKEKTGK, encoded by the coding sequence GTGAGACCTGTTGAAATTAAAGAAGGCGTACATTGGATCGGAGTTGTAGACTGGAACTGCCGTAATTTTCACGGCTATGCCCGCTCCGCAAACGGCACCACCTACAATGCTTTTTACATTGAAGATGAAAAAAAAGTACTGGTGGATACTGTTTCCAAAGGCAGCGAGAGTCAGTTCATCTGCTCCCTTTCGCACCTGACCAAACCTGAAGAGATCGATTACATCGTGGTCAACCACCTTGAACCCGACCACGCCGGCTGCCTCGAAAAAATGATCGAGCTCTGCAAGCCTGAAAAAGTATTTGTTTCCGTCATGGGCGGCAAGGCTCTTAAAACCTTCTTTGACTGCGAAGACTGGCCTATCCACGTAGTCAAACCCGGTGAAGAAATTTCCATCGGTAAACGTACCCTGCGATTTTACGAAACCCGCATGCTGCACTGGCCCGACAACATGTTCACCTTTTGTCCCGAAGACAAAATTCTCTTTACCAGTGATGCCTTCGGACAGAACATCGCCGCCAGTGAACGCTGGGTGGATGAAATGAGCAAGGAAATGGTTGCAGATCACATGCAGCAGTACTTTGCAAACATCATCACTCCCTACTCTTCCAAGGTTATCAAGACCCTCGAAACTTTTGCGGGACTGAATCTCGATGTAGACATGATCTGCCCGGACCACGGCCTCATGTTCCGTGGCGATGACTGCGCATTCGCCCTTGAAAAATACATGGAATTCGCCAAGCAGGTTCCCAAGCAGAAAGCGACCCTGTTCTACGATACCATGTGGAGTTCCACCGAACGCATGATCAACGCTGTTGCTTCCGGTCTGGTTTCCGAAGGCATTTCCGTTAAGGTCATGTCCGTTAAGGCCAACCACCACAGTGACATCATGAGCGAAGTTTTCGACTCCGCAGCCATTGTCATCGGTTCCCCGACCCACAATAACGGCATCCTGCCCGGTATGGCTGACGCCCTGACCTACGTTAAGGGTCTGCGTCCGCAGAACAAAATCGGTGCCGCCGTGGGATCCTTCGGCTGGTCCGGTGAGTGCGTTAAAATTCTTAACGAATGGCTTGAAAAGATGAGCTGCGATATCATCGCCCCCCAGATCAAAGCCAAAAACCGCCCCGACCACGACACTCTTAAAGAATGCTTTCAGCTCGGCGTTGCCATTGCTGCTGCAATCAAAGAGAAGACCGGTAAATAA
- a CDS encoding DVU0298 family protein, which translates to MALGRKLKKEVMAVLADENWESRFEELMDEYSMQNLVAPLFASLCATTVIVRWHGVTCFGKVISRMVKEDAPKARVVMRRIMWMLNEESGGCAWGVPEAMGEIAAVNDAMAAEYGKILLSYSHEDEEGPENYLEFPTLLRGAVWGVARMAQTRQEIAAQATDDLIRFLSYPDPVIQGTACWALGGLKAAGSVKKLEALVNNDTVIDIYKDSLLQSVAVGRLAQEALDRISGN; encoded by the coding sequence ATGGCACTCGGACGCAAGCTTAAAAAAGAAGTAATGGCCGTACTGGCAGACGAGAACTGGGAAAGCAGGTTTGAAGAACTCATGGATGAGTATTCCATGCAGAACCTTGTAGCCCCGCTTTTCGCATCGCTATGTGCAACAACGGTAATTGTCCGCTGGCATGGTGTCACCTGCTTCGGCAAGGTCATCTCGCGAATGGTTAAAGAAGACGCACCCAAGGCCCGCGTGGTCATGCGCAGAATCATGTGGATGCTCAATGAGGAGTCCGGGGGTTGTGCCTGGGGAGTCCCCGAAGCCATGGGTGAGATTGCCGCTGTGAACGATGCCATGGCTGCCGAATATGGAAAAATACTGCTCAGCTACAGCCATGAGGACGAAGAAGGGCCGGAGAACTACCTTGAATTTCCCACCCTGCTCCGGGGTGCGGTCTGGGGAGTAGCCCGCATGGCCCAGACTCGTCAGGAAATCGCAGCTCAAGCAACGGATGATCTGATCCGCTTTCTTTCCTACCCCGACCCGGTCATTCAAGGCACGGCCTGTTGGGCTCTTGGAGGACTTAAGGCGGCGGGATCCGTTAAAAAGCTTGAAGCTTTGGTGAATAATGATACTGTTATAGATATTTATAAGGACTCTTTATTGCAGTCTGTAGCAGTGGGAAGGCTGGCTCAGGAAGCTCTGGATAGAATTTCAGGGAATTAA